A region of the Nitrospiria bacterium genome:
ACATGTGGAACTGGAATTACGAACCGGAGGAAAGGGCGGCACTGCAACCCCGGAATCCAATGGAAGGACACGCTCCGGTAAAAAACAACCCCGAATCGAGGAGGGAGAAGATGGGACAAGTCGCAATCATCGGTCAATCCATCCAGATCAAAGGAGAGCTTACGGGCAATGAAGACCTCACGATCGACGGCACCGTCGAGGGAAACATCGAGCTGAAGGATCACAGCCTGACGATCGGACCCAACGGGAACATCAAGGCCGACATCAACGCCAAGAAGGTCACGATCATCGGCGAAGTCCAGGGAAACGTGACCGCGGAGGAAACGGTCGAGATCCGGGAAACCGGAAAACTCCGCGGGAACATCGTCTCGCCACGACTCGTGATCGCGGATGGGGCCTTCTTCAAGGGAAGCGTGGAGATGGAGAGGAAACCCGGGATGGCGAAGGACAAACCGCACCGCGACGAGAAGCCCGTCTCACGCCCCGAGCTCCTGGCGGTGAAACCCTAACGTGACGGTTCGCGATGATCCCGGAACTGCACCTTTCTCCTTCCAGAACGGGGACCCTCAAGGACCCTGCTAAACACCTTGTGCCGGCGGCCGCGGCCCAGATCTATCCAAGCAGCAATCTTCAACGCTTACTCCGAATGTTATCCGGAATTCCCAAGCCTCATGTCTTGGATCTGGGCCGCCTGAGCGGCTCAAACATCGAGTGGTTGATCCAGAAGGGTTACAAGGTTTACGTGGACGATCGGATCACCACCTTGAAGCCGGCTCCGCCACCGCCTCCGCCTTCGAGAACAGAAAAAAAAATCCCCGCCCCGGCCCCGTTGGAGCCCCTGGAGTACGACCCGGCCTTGTTCGACGCCGTCCTCTGCTGGGATATTTTCGATTATCTCGCCGTAAAACAGGCCCAGGAACTCATCGCCGGCATCGCGAAAATCCTGAAGCCGAGGGGACTCCTCCTCGGCTTCTTTAACTGCAACCGCGCCGCCTCCCCCCCGCCGGTCCGCTATCGGATTCTCGGAACCGATCAACTGGAATACGCACCCCTGGCCATTCAACCCCTGCCCCGCCGGATGTACGAGAACCGGGAGATCCAGGAACTCTTCGACGGATTCGAAACCGTCAACTCCTGTTTCCTCAAAAACCAGATGCGCGAGGTCCTGGTCCAGAGGCGACCGGGTTAGACCTCTGTCCCTGACCCGAGCGCCGGAAAGGGTCCGACACCCCCTTCGAATCTCCGGCCGCTTCCACAAAGCGTCCGGGATGCTCCGGGCTGATAAGGATCTTTTGATCCTCCGTTTCAACCAGGACCAGTTCGGAGGGCTTGGCCCTTGTGACGTAGGCCCTGAAAATTCCATGGGTCCGATTCCAGAAGATCCCGGTCCCGGCGAACAGTCCCCCGTTTCCCCAAAGGCGGACGGCCATCGAAAACGGCGGATGAACCCGAGCGCAATTGACGACGGGCTTGAAACGCCTTTGGCCCAGCCGATACACCACGGTCAGCTCGGAGTTCGACAATTCGTAGGCCACGGGGGCGCGAAGATAGCAGCCGAGGGACAAACCGGCGAGAATCAAGCCGGCGACCCAAAGCTCAGGGCGGTAACTCGAGAGGACGAGGAACACGGCGGTCAGGGCCAGTACGAAGGCGGTCACGATCTTGATCGACGGTG
Encoded here:
- a CDS encoding polymer-forming cytoskeletal protein, which encodes MGQVAIIGQSIQIKGELTGNEDLTIDGTVEGNIELKDHSLTIGPNGNIKADINAKKVTIIGEVQGNVTAEETVEIRETGKLRGNIVSPRLVIADGAFFKGSVEMERKPGMAKDKPHRDEKPVSRPELLAVKP
- a CDS encoding class I SAM-dependent methyltransferase, which codes for MIPELHLSPSRTGTLKDPAKHLVPAAAAQIYPSSNLQRLLRMLSGIPKPHVLDLGRLSGSNIEWLIQKGYKVYVDDRITTLKPAPPPPPPSRTEKKIPAPAPLEPLEYDPALFDAVLCWDIFDYLAVKQAQELIAGIAKILKPRGLLLGFFNCNRAASPPPVRYRILGTDQLEYAPLAIQPLPRRMYENREIQELFDGFETVNSCFLKNQMREVLVQRRPG
- a CDS encoding PH domain-containing protein gives rise to the protein MRCPAAPTAPSIKIVTAFVLALTAVFLVLSSYRPELWVAGLILAGLSLGCYLRAPVAYELSNSELTVVYRLGQRRFKPVVNCARVHPPFSMAVRLWGNGGLFAGTGIFWNRTHGIFRAYVTRAKPSELVLVETEDQKILISPEHPGRFVEAAGDSKGVSDPFRRSGQGQRSNPVASGPGPRASGF